The segment CGCCGCGCGCCGCGCGCGCCATCGGCGTTGACGCCGTCGTCGAAACTCTCGGGATCGGGCATCTTCTCGGCCGTGGACCGGGGAAACTTTCCGGCGGCGAGCGGCAGCGCGTCGCCATCGGCCGCGCCTTGCTGTCGTGCCCGAAGCTTCTGCTGATGGATGAGCCGCTTGCCGCGCTGGATACGCAGCGGCGCAGCGAAATCCTGCCATTGATCGAGCGGCTGCGCGACGAATTCCAAATTCCGATCGTCTATGTCTCGCACGATATCGAAGAGGTCGCGCGTCTTGCGAGCCGCGTCGTTGTTCTGGAGCGCGGCCACGTTGTCGCGATCGGCGATCCGGCGGACGTTCTGCCGTCCTTCGCGGAGGACGCACGCACCGAGCGTGCAAGCGTGCTTGCCATGCGCGTCGGGGCGCGGGACGAGGCCTATGGCTTGACGGAGCTGGTGCATCCCGCCGGTACGATCTGGCTCGCCGGCGCGCATGGCGCGCCGGGCACAAGCTTGCGCGTCGTCATCAGGGCGACGGATGTTACTTTATCCACCGTGCCGCCGCTGGGTCTCAGCATTCAGGGTGCTCTCAAGGGCCGTTTGGCCAAGATCGAGGTCCTCGGCCCGCTCGCGGTCGCGCATATTTCGCTTGACGGAGACGGTACATTGCTGGCCATGACAACGCGGCGGGCGCTAGACCAGCTCGGTGTGACGCCCGGCCAGCCGATTTTTGCGCTGGTCAAGACCGCCGCGCTCGACGAAAGGTTCGTCGGCGGGGCATGATAGCGCCGGGTTTAGCTGTCGCTGTCAGCCTTTGAATGCGGAGATGTCTGTAATGCCACCGAAGCCGGTTACCGCAGCGCTTCTCGTCATCGGCGACGAAATTCTGAGCGGCCGGACCAAGGACAAGAATATCGGCTTCGCTGCCGATTTTCTGACCGAGCGCGGCATCGATCTGCGTGAGGTGCGCGTCGTGCCCGATGTGATCGATGAGATCGTCGCTGCGCTCAACACCCTGCGGCACCGCTATTCCTATGTCTTCACCACTGGCGGCATCGGTCCGACGCACGATGACGTGACGGCCGATGCGATCGGCGTTGCCTTCGGCGTGCCTGTCGCGGAAGATCCGCGCGCCATCGAATTGCTGCTGCAAAGAATCAAGCGCGAGGACCTCAATGCGGCGCGCCGGCGTATGGCGCGCGTGCCCGCCGGCGCCGAACTTGTCGAGAATTCCGTCTCCACCGCGCCGGGTTTCAGAATAGGCAATGTCATCGTCATGGCCGGTGTGCCGGTCATCATGCAGGCCATGCTCACCGCCGTCGCGCCGAGCCTCGAGACGGGGCCGCGCACGCTCGCCGTGAGCATCGCCGCCGGCAATATTCCGGAAGGCGCCTATGCTGCCGCGCTCGGCACCATCGCGGAGCATAATCCGGCGCTCTCGATCGGCTCCTATCCATCAGTCGTCGATGGTAAGTTCAACAACGAGATCGTCGTGCGCGGCAAGGATGCCGAAGGGGTCGCCGCCGCCGTCGCGGCGATCGAAGAGGTCATCGCCGAATTGCGCGCGACGGGCCGCGACAAATATACGATCACATGACCGATAGCCCGGAAAGAGCCTTTCACGTCTCCTGGGATCAGTTCCATCGGGATGCCCGCGCGCTGGCGTGGCGGCTCGCGGAGATGGCGCCGTTTTCAGCCGTGGTCGGCATCGCGCGGGGCGGCCTGGTGCCGGCCGCGATCGTCGCGCGCGAGCTCAATCTGCGGATTGTCGAGTCGATCTCGGTCGTCAGCTACGAGCATACGGCGCAACAGGGACCGCCGAAGATCGTCAAGCCCATCGTGCCCGAAATCGCAGTGGGGCGGGGCGTGGGCGTGCTCGTTGTCGATGATCTTGTCGATACCGGCGCCACCGTCCGCGTCGTGCGCGAGCTGTTACCCAAGGCGCATTTCGCGACGGTCTATGCCAAGCCGCTCGGGCGTCCGCATGTCGATACATTCATGACCGAGGTTTCACAGGACACCTGGATTCATTTCCCCTGGGATCTGGGCCTCGCCTTCCAGGCGCCGATCGCGGCTACCAAGGGATAGCTTGTCTATCACGCGGCGCGGCTTTATGCCGGGTGTCACGCGGGCGTGGCGGAATTGGTAGACGCAAAGGACTTAAAATCCTTCGGCTCGAAGGAGCCGTGCCGGTTCGACCCCGGCCGCCCGCACCAAAGTTTGATTTTCCCGCTTACTGATCCGTATCTTTGCTCAGGCCTTGCTCGGTGTGAAAGCCGATGTCGATCTGCCCTGCGTTCTCAAAGCCGAGCGTCGCGTGGATGATGTCCCCATCCTTGACCGGATGGTGGATATTCAGGAACGCCGCGTGATCGCCGCCGGGAGAGAGGTTCACCGTGGCGCCGGCGGGAATTTCGATTCCATTCTCCAGGACTTCCGTCCGCTGCGCGCCGTTCACCGTCTTCGTTTCGTGCAGTTCGCTCTTGTCAGAAATATCCGAATTGACCGAGATGAGCCGGTCCGGCACGCTGCCTTCGTTGATGATCGAGAGATAACCTGCGGCATTTTTCGCGCCCGGCACCGTCGGCCGGGTGAAGGCGCCTTCGATGAACAAGGTGCCGATGCTGACATTGGGGGAGTCCTCAGCGGCAACCGCCTTGGGCAGCACGAGTGTGGCGGTGAAGAGGGCCAGAAGGGCAGAGCCGGCGAGGGAAATTTTCAAGTGTCGCTCCGTTTGTTTGGTCTTGCTCTTCGTAGGAACGAAGGTTTTGCGTTTTTCTCGTGGCGGACCGGGTGTACTCGAAATAGCGGCCCTTTGAATTGAAACGTCACGGTCTATTTTAGTCGCATTGGACCGGTTCGCAAACCGATGCTCTAGTCCTGAAGTTCGCGATAATAGCGCGAAATCCGCTCAAACCAATCGTGCCGTGCTTGCAGGTGCGCCATGCCGCGGCTTCGCTCGGGCAATTGCAGGGTCGCGATCAACTCTTCGACCTCGCGGCGGGCGGCAAGCTGCGAGGTGGAGAGGCTGTTGCTGCGCATCGCTTCCTCGATCGGATCGAGCGCCGTGAGCCCGATGGGGAAAAGCTCCCGGAAAATCACACGGTCGTGAAGCCCGTTGGCCGGGCGGAACTTCAACTGCGAGGCGAGGCGCGACAGGCTCGCGGCGATCTGCTTGGCATTGTTCGATTGGGTCGAGGACATGCGGTTGCGCACGATGATCCAGTCGATAATACCTTGATCAACCATTTTGCGCTTGCGCCGCGCTTCGAGCACGAGGTCGGCATATTGCGCGACCTGACCGCGTTGCGTGCGATCATGATGCACACGCGAGAACACATCGACGTCGATGAAAGAATCATTGACCGGCGAGACGAGCGTGTCGGCGAGAGAATGCGCCAGACGCATCAGATAGGAATCGCTCGCCGGAGTATCGATGACTACGAATTCGTATTCGTGTTCGACTTCGGAAATCGCCGTTGCGAAAGCGCCGAACTCCCAGGTTTCGTTGTCGCGTACATTGTCCGAATTGCCGCGGTCGAGCGCGTGGTGTCGCGGCAGTTCGACATTCCACGGCGCATTCACCGCCCAGGAGGCGCGATTTTCAAAGAAGCGTGTCAATGTCTGCTGGCGCGTATCGAGATCGATGGTGGCGACGCGAAAGCCGGCCTTCAACAAAGCCACGCTGATATGGATCGACAGGGTCGACTTGCCGGTGCCGCCTTTTTCGTTAGCGACGACGATGACATGCGCGCTGCGCAAATCCGGCGGATCAATCTCGGGCATCGCGGCTCGCGCAGTCATTTCCCAATCCGCATGACGTAACGGACATGTCCGATCTTCTTGGTGTTGTGCAATGGCGGCGAAGGTCGCAATGCGGGGAAGAATGGCATGGCGGGGCGTGTTTGTCTCGGCTCATATGGGCGGATTCGCCTCTGCCATTCCGGTGTTCCACGCCGTCTTTGCGCCATAGAGCCAGTCATAGCGCCCGAGGAGCCGCGCCGGTCCGAGTGCACGCAGCGCGGCGTCGCGCACGCGCGAGGCTGGCCAGCGCAGATGATAGCGGCGCGCCTGCAGGCGCGATTCGCTTTGTACTCTCCCGGCGCGGGCCGTTCGTGCCGCGCTGTAAGCGGCAAGCGCAGCGGGAACATCGCGGCCGGGCACGAGCTGAGCGGCAAGGGCGGCCGCGTCCTCGATAGCTTGAGCGGCGCCCTGTGCGAGAAAGGGCACCATGGCATGCGCGGCATCTCCGAGCAGCGCGATGCGACCGTTGTTCCAATGAGCCGGTGTCCGCCGCTCGACCAGGGGCCAAAGGCGCCAATCGCCAGCGGCGGCGACGAGATCGCGCACCGGCGCCGCCCAGCGTGCAAATCGCGTCGCAATGAAAGCGGGATCGCCCGGCTGCGACCAGAGATCGGCCTTGTCGTCGAGCGGCCATACCGCATCGATGACCGCAACGACATTGATGACCGAGCCGCCGCGCAGCGGGTAATGCACGAGATGTGCGCCCGCGCCGAGCCATAAGGCGCTCTCCGGCGCGCGCAAGGCGGCGGCGACGCGGTCTGCCGGGACCAGAGCGCGCCAGGCGACATAATGCGCCAGCTTCGGCAGATCATCCGCCTTGCCCTGCAAAGCCGCGTTGCGCGCGCGCACGAAGGAGCGCACGCCATCGGCGCCGATCAGGCAGTCGGCCGAGAAGCTGACGCGCATCGCGTCGCGTAAGGCAGCGACTGTTACGCCGTGCGATGTCTGATCGAAGCCGGCGAGAGCGGTCTGCGGATGAAAGGCGACGCCCGGCTCGGCAAGCGCCGCCTCGCGCAAGACACGGATGAGGTCGGCGCGATGCGCGTAGAGATACGGTGCCCCCCAGCGGCTTTCAGCATCGATCAAGGGCAGCCGTGCGAGCGTCGCGCCGTCGCGCGCACGGTGGATGTGAACCGCCTCGGGCGCGAGGCTGGCTTCGATCAGTTTCGGCAACAGACCGAGATCGCGCAGGATCGCACTTGCGTTGGGAGAGATCTGCAATCCCGCGCCGATGTCCTCGTGGCCGTCGCGGCGCTCGATGAGCGTAATGCGCCAGCCGCGCCGCGCCAGAGCCAGTGCAGCCGTCAGGCCGCCGATCCCCGCCCCGGCGATGAGGGCATGCGGCGGTTCAGACAATGGCGTCAGGCTGCTGCCGCCTTCTCGACGGGGAAGGCGCATTCCGGCGGCTCGCAGGCGCCGGGTGCAAGGCTCGCGTCATGGACATAATGGGTCGAGCAATAGGGGCAGATCGCGTCGGAGGCATCGCCCATATCGATGAAAACATGCGGATGATCAAAGGGCGGCAGCGCGCCGGTGCACATGAATTCCCTGGCGCCGATGCGGATACGTGCCACGCCGGGCTGGTTGTGAAAATGCGGGGTGCCGTGGTTCGCCATCGGAAAATTCCAATTCGCCCATGCTTGAATCGGTGCGTTGTGACCGGAAAGACATGCAACTTTTCCGGAACGCGCCCTAGCTCGCCCTGATTTATTCGAATAGAGGTGCGAGGTCTACAGGGCGGCCGGCCGGACTGGCCGTCCCGGCACTCTATCTTTGCGGCAGATGCAGGAATTTTCGTCCCAGGGCGTGCGGATCGCCTATATCGACGCGCTGCCGGGAGGCGGCGAGAGTGGCCGCCCGGTTCTGCTCATCCACGGTTTTGCCTCAAACCATGCCGTCAACTGGGTTTTTCCCCAGTGGCTGAAGACGCTGAACGGCGCCGGCCGGCGTGTTGTGGCGTTCGACAACCGCGGCCATGGCCGCAGCCAGAAGCTCTACCGGCCAGGTGACTACGCGCTCGACCTGATGGCGGCGGACGCCCGCAATCTGCTCGATCACCTCGCCATTCCCTCGGCCGACATCATCGGCTATTCACTCGGCGCGCGGATTGCCACGGCCTTCGCGCTCGCTTATCCCGAGCGGGCGAACGCTTTCGTCTTCGGCGGCCTGGGCAGCAAGCTCTTCGAGACGGCGGGGCTCGGCGAGCCCATAGCCGAGGCGCTTGAGGCTCCCTCCGCCGCTGACTTGAGTGAGGGGCTCGGCAAGACCTTCCGGCTTTTCGCCGAAACGACCAAAGGCGATCTGAAAGCCCTTGCGGCCTGCGCCCGCGGGGCGCGCCGGAAATTCACCCGCGCCGAACTCGCCGCGATTGTCGACCCGGTCCTCGTCGCCGCCGGCACCAAAGACGATATTGCCGGCGATCCGCAGCCGCTCGCCGCGATTTTGCCCGCGGGGGAGGCGTTGGCGATCCCCGACCGCGACCACAACCGTAGTGTCGGCGATGCCGCGTTCAAGAAGGCCGCCGTAGCCTTCCTCGATCGCTGGTCCTAGACGCAAACCCCGCTCTAACGCGATCTTGGACGAAAAGCCGGCCCGGAGCGGGGTTGCGGCGCGGGAAGCGGCTGCAAACCCTCGCAAAAGCGTGATAGAAGGGATAAATTTTTCTTGGAGGTTTGGGTGAGCTTGGCAAAAACGTCCTTGGCCAGCGCGAGTCGCGGGAGACCGGTCTTCACCCGCATCCGCCAAGAGGCGGAGAACCTGATCAGCCACGACCTGAGCATCGCCGCGCTCGTTACGCCGGCCGTGCTTGAGCAACCAAGCCTGGAGGCCGCGGTCATTTACCGCGTCGCCTCGCGGCTCGGCGATACCACGATCTCAATCGAGCAAATCCGCCGGACCTATACCGATATCGTCGCCGACGATGCTTCGATTGGTGCCGCGTTCGAGGCCGATATTCTGGCTTTCCTCGATCGCGATCCAAGCTGCAAGCGGCTGATCGAGCCGCTGCTCTATTTCAAGGGCTTTCAGGCGCTCGCCACGCATCGGCTCGCACATGCGCTGTGGAATCAGGGCCGTTACGATTTCGGCCTCTATCTCCAAAGCCGTTCGTCCGAAGTCTTCCAGACCGACATTCATCCCGCCGCGAAAATCGGCAAGGGTATTTTCCTCGATCACGCGACGGGCCTTGTGGTCGGCTCCACGGCGGTGATCGAAGATGACGTATCGTTGCTTCAAGACGTCACTTTGGGCGGCACCGGCAAGGAAGCCGGCGACAGGCATCCGAAAATCCGCCATGGTGTGCTGATCGGCGCCGGCGCCAAGGTCCTCGGCAATATCGAGGTCGGCCATTGCGCGCGGATCGCGACCGGCTCCGTGGTTCTCCATCCTGTGCCGCCAAAAACGACGGTGGCGGGCGTGCCCGCGCAAGTCGTCGGCGATGCCGGCTGCGCCGAACCGGCGCGCTCGATGGATCAGATTCTGGCTGCGAAAATGGCGCGCGGATGAGCCGGGCTTGCGGTGATTTCCAATTTCTGGCAATTGGCTCGCAGGTTGCGCTGCGGCGCACCAAACGCGCGGACCCGGAGAATTGATTTTTGGATAAGGTCGAACTGCATAAGTTGCAGGGCTTTCTGCGCCAGGCTTTTGGCAATCAAAGCCTCAAGGTCGTCCCGGCGAAGCGCAATCCTGACGACGCCGAAGTTTATCTTGGCGAGCGCAGCATCGCCACGATCTCCGTCGACGACGAGGACGGCGATCGCTCCTTTGCACTAGAGTTGAAAATCCCGGTCGAACGCCCTGTTTTGCAAGACTATCTGCGCCGCTTGTTCGAGAACGACAAATTGCGCATCCTGCCGCGGCCAAAGAAAAACGACTCCGTCGAGCTTAACTCCGGCGACGATTACCTCGGCGTCATCTCCCAGGACAATCCCAAGGGCAGCAGCTTCACGCTGCAGGTCGCGATTCTGGATTTCGATCTGGAAGATTTCTGACGCAGCATCTCCAATTCGCCTGGTTGGCGAGGAATAGATAATGCCGCTCTATGCGCTCGACGAAGTATCGCCGCGGCTTGCTGCTGGCGTCTGGATCGCGCCCGATGCGCAAGTAATCGGCCATGTCCTGATCGGCATCGACACCTCGATCTGGTTTGGCGCCGTGCTGCGTGGCGACAATGAGAAGATCAGCATCGGCGCCCGCACGAATATTCAGGATGGCGCCATCCTCCACACCGATCTTGGCTATCCGCTCGAAGTGGGGGAGGGCTGCACCATCGGCCATCGGGCGATTCTGCACGGTTGCCTCATCGGCGCCAATACCCTGATCGGTATGGGCGCGACCGTTCTCAACGGCGCCAATGTCGGCCGCAATTGCCTCGTCGGCGCCAATTCCCTGTTGTCCGAAGGCAAAGCCTACCCCGACAATTCGCTGATCGTCGGCGCGCCGGCGCGTGTGGTGCGCGAACTGACGGAGTCCGAGATCGGCAAATTGCGCGAAAGCGCCGCGGGCTATATCGCCAATGCGCGGCGCTACGGACGCAGCCTGGTGCCGGCTCGCGAAGAGCGGCAGTCCATCAAAGCTTGATGTTCTCGTCGAATCTTTCGATGGGAATCAACTTGTCGAAACGCACGGCAAGGCCACCCTCGAAATGGCGTACGACCTCGCTGTCCGTCTGGCCGAGCTTGAGTTTGGTGCCTAGGGCGGGTTTTGCCGTGGTCGCAACCGCAGCGCCAGAAATCGAAACGTCGATCAATTGCACGATATGCTCATGATCGCCATCGATCCGCAGAATCGAACGCAGGCGCAGCGGAATGATGCGCTCATGGCTGCGATTTTCCGCGCCGCCCAGCGCATCCCGGTTGAGAAGCCAGGTAAGCTGATTGGCGATCTTTTCCCGCTTGGAGAGCGGCATCGTCATCTGGATCGCGAAGCCGCGCTCCGTGTGGCGGGCGATTCTGCCTTCGACGCGGCCGAGCTGATCGAGATAGATGACGACTCGTTCGCCGATGTCGCCGCGGACCGGCGCATCGATCGCAAGACCGCCCGGCGACATGTTAACGGTCTGGCAGGGGAATTCGCGCCGGTCGGCGAGCATGTAACGGCCAAGCAACTTCACATCGACGCGCATGTGGCGTCGCCGTTCGACAGATTTAAGCTGTAACTTGAGCTTGGCTGCCATCTCTAAACCTCGCTCCCGGGGTACGAGAGGCAGTTCAGCATCGGGGGCAGCGGGTTAACGTCGCCTTATCTTCAAACCAAGAAAACTGGGGTAACAGGGGAAATCGCTACTTTCCTCCATCAAAGATGCGTAGGTGGCCGCGAATATCCGCGGGCCTGTGTGCGCTCCATACATGCGGCGCGTCCGGGAAGAGTGACGTGTCGGCCGAACGCGCCCATCCGGTTTCGACCTCGACGGTGCGCATGGCACGTAACGCAAGGTGAGGAACCGGCAGCAGGCCAGCCCAGGGCGGCTGCACGGCCGGCGTCGCCAAGCCGAGAATGCGCGCTTGCGAAAGGCCGGCATGCCGTAACGGAAGAAGAAGAATCTCTATATCAGCGTCGCGGTAGCCTTCCGGATGCGCGGCGCTCGCGGCGATAATGGGGCAGGCGGAATCGACCACGGTCAGCAGACCGGCGGCGATCGAGCGCGCGTCCTGCGGTCCCCAGAGGCTGAGAAAAGACCGGCCCAGCAATTCGGCACAAAAGAAAGCATTGAGTCGCGTGCCCGCCATCAGGAACGGAAATTGACGCGCCGCATCGAGGTCGAGCACGAACAAATCCGCGAGCGAGCCACGGATTGCCGCCAGATCTATCTCGGCGCGATCCGGCGCCGGACGCGTGCCGCGCAACCTGCTCCAATAGGCAAGAAGCTCGCGCGTTGCTTGCTGTCTCATTTTCGTCCCCGCCACCCCGGGCCCGAGTGCTTATGATGTGCCTTTGTCCTGAAATGGCACGCGATTACACGGTCGCCCCGCTCCCGCAGTGATGGCAGCAGGCGCTGTGCCATCGCCGCTGTTTTCCGGCGCGCCGTTATCACCGATTTGAGAGGCGGCTTCTGCCGTCGCTCCCCATCGCTGAGCCGATATTCTGGCGGATAAAAGGCCCGTCTCATATAGGCTGAAGGCACTCTCCCTGTGGACGAGCCGTAGTAGTGCACACCGAAATCAAGCCGAGCCTGCGCTTGCGGATGATATGAGTTGGGTCTGCAGCGTAATCGCGAAAGTCTTCAGAGTGGCTAGGAGAGATTGACGGAACGGTTTGGACGCAATTGCGGGGAGCATACTATTCCCCGTTTCCATTAGCGCCGTAGAGCCTCCTGGTTCACGATGCGAACGGGCTTTCCATCCAGCCAGGCCGCCACGGCTTCTACGGTGTCCGAGTAAACCGCGTTGAGCAGTTCGCGAGTGACGTACCCAAGGTGGGGAGACAGCGTCACGTTCGGCAGAAACCGCAACGGATGGTCGTGCGGCAGCGGCTCGATGTCATAGACGTCCAGCCCTGCTCCGGCGATCCGTCCAGCTCCAAGAGTAGCGATAAGAGCAGCCTCATCGACGATTGGACCTCTGGAGGTGTTGATCAAATAGGCGCTTGGCTTCATCAAGCCGAGTTCGGCTCCAGTGACGAGACCTCGCGTGCGCTCCGACAGCACAAGGTGGATGGAGACCACGTCGGCTTCTGCAAAGAGAGTCTCTTTCTCGACCCGGCGCGCGCCGACCGCCGCCGCGGCCTCGTCGGTAAGATTCTGACTCCAGGCGATAACCTCCATCCCGAACACCTTCGCATATTCGTTCATGCGCTTGCCGATCTTGCCGAGACCGAGAAGGCCGAGCGTCTTGCCGGAAAGGGTCAGACCGGTAGTGGTCTGCCAGCCGCCCTCACGCATGTGCCGGTGTTCTTCGGCCAGGTTGCGCACCGTCGCGATCAGCAGCCCCCATGCCAATTCCGGCGTGCCGTTGCCAGCAGCGGCGAATCTCGGGTCGGCGAAGTTCGGATGCGTCACGAGGATGCCGCGTTCGCTGGCAGCGGCCATGTCGAGGTTCGGCAGGCTCATGCCGACGATCGTGATCAGTTTCAGATTCGGCAGCCGTTCGATCAGCGTGCGCGGAAAAGCCATGCGCTCGCGGAGTGTGCAAACCACATCAAACGATTCCAGCGCCTCAACGGCTTCGTCCTCGGAGAGGTGACGGTCGAAAGCCGTAACTTCCGCCCTGCTTCGCACGGGCGACCAGTCGGCGAGGTCGAGGGCGACGCGTGCGTAGTCGTCGAGTATCGCTACTTTGGGCATGTAGCCTCGCGTTGGTTCAATGACACTGATCGGCTGGACGCGTGCGAAATGCCTGTCTCGGGCGCGGTGACCGTCGCGATTATAGATATTACCGTGGGCGGCAGCCAGCGCCGAGGGGTGACGTCGGCGTCGGCGACGTTCACGTTCTCGCTTTAAGCGGAGATTTCGTCGAAGGATGAAAAATTACGCTTGTAGAGGTTGGCGTAAAGGCCGTTATGCACGACAAGCTCGTCATGCGTTCCCTGTTCGATGATCTCCCTATAAGGTGCCGCCGTAGAATAACGAGGCCTTAAAGATACGACCGGGCTTGTCGCGAGCACCAACAGACAGGCCATGAACGAGCAGCAGAATGGTTGACGCAACGAATTGATATGAAAGAAAAATTAAACGATAGCCAAAGCCTGCGCTTCAGCGTGGCGCCGATGATGGATTGGACGGACCGGCATTGCCGCGTCTTTCACCGTCAGCTCTCGCGCCACGCGCGGCTCTATACTGAAATGGTCACCGCCGCGGCGATCCTGCACGGTGATCGCAAGCGTCTGCTCGGCTTCGAGGCATCGGAACATCCGGTCGCGGTG is part of the Methylovirgula ligni genome and harbors:
- the modC gene encoding molybdenum ABC transporter ATP-binding protein; this translates as MIDVDVARHVGSFDLKVAFSNADGITALFGRSGSGKSLTIGLVGGLDRPDRGHVILDDRTLVDTQKRIFVPAYRRRIGIVFQDSRLFPHLGVRQNLLFGRWFAPRAARAIGVDAVVETLGIGHLLGRGPGKLSGGERQRVAIGRALLSCPKLLLMDEPLAALDTQRRSEILPLIERLRDEFQIPIVYVSHDIEEVARLASRVVVLERGHVVAIGDPADVLPSFAEDARTERASVLAMRVGARDEAYGLTELVHPAGTIWLAGAHGAPGTSLRVVIRATDVTLSTVPPLGLSIQGALKGRLAKIEVLGPLAVAHISLDGDGTLLAMTTRRALDQLGVTPGQPIFALVKTAALDERFVGGA
- a CDS encoding competence/damage-inducible protein A, which produces MSVMPPKPVTAALLVIGDEILSGRTKDKNIGFAADFLTERGIDLREVRVVPDVIDEIVAALNTLRHRYSYVFTTGGIGPTHDDVTADAIGVAFGVPVAEDPRAIELLLQRIKREDLNAARRRMARVPAGAELVENSVSTAPGFRIGNVIVMAGVPVIMQAMLTAVAPSLETGPRTLAVSIAAGNIPEGAYAAALGTIAEHNPALSIGSYPSVVDGKFNNEIVVRGKDAEGVAAAVAAIEEVIAELRATGRDKYTIT
- the gpt gene encoding xanthine phosphoribosyltransferase — translated: MTDSPERAFHVSWDQFHRDARALAWRLAEMAPFSAVVGIARGGLVPAAIVARELNLRIVESISVVSYEHTAQQGPPKIVKPIVPEIAVGRGVGVLVVDDLVDTGATVRVVRELLPKAHFATVYAKPLGRPHVDTFMTEVSQDTWIHFPWDLGLAFQAPIAATKG
- a CDS encoding copper chaperone PCu(A)C — its product is MKISLAGSALLALFTATLVLPKAVAAEDSPNVSIGTLFIEGAFTRPTVPGAKNAAGYLSIINEGSVPDRLISVNSDISDKSELHETKTVNGAQRTEVLENGIEIPAGATVNLSPGGDHAAFLNIHHPVKDGDIIHATLGFENAGQIDIGFHTEQGLSKDTDQ
- a CDS encoding division plane positioning ATPase MipZ; its protein translation is MTARAAMPEIDPPDLRSAHVIVVANEKGGTGKSTLSIHISVALLKAGFRVATIDLDTRQQTLTRFFENRASWAVNAPWNVELPRHHALDRGNSDNVRDNETWEFGAFATAISEVEHEYEFVVIDTPASDSYLMRLAHSLADTLVSPVNDSFIDVDVFSRVHHDRTQRGQVAQYADLVLEARRKRKMVDQGIIDWIIVRNRMSSTQSNNAKQIAASLSRLASQLKFRPANGLHDRVIFRELFPIGLTALDPIEEAMRSNSLSTSQLAARREVEELIATLQLPERSRGMAHLQARHDWFERISRYYRELQD
- a CDS encoding FAD-dependent monooxygenase; this encodes MSEPPHALIAGAGIGGLTAALALARRGWRITLIERRDGHEDIGAGLQISPNASAILRDLGLLPKLIEASLAPEAVHIHRARDGATLARLPLIDAESRWGAPYLYAHRADLIRVLREAALAEPGVAFHPQTALAGFDQTSHGVTVAALRDAMRVSFSADCLIGADGVRSFVRARNAALQGKADDLPKLAHYVAWRALVPADRVAAALRAPESALWLGAGAHLVHYPLRGGSVINVVAVIDAVWPLDDKADLWSQPGDPAFIATRFARWAAPVRDLVAAAGDWRLWPLVERRTPAHWNNGRIALLGDAAHAMVPFLAQGAAQAIEDAAALAAQLVPGRDVPAALAAYSAARTARAGRVQSESRLQARRYHLRWPASRVRDAALRALGPARLLGRYDWLYGAKTAWNTGMAEANPPI
- a CDS encoding zinc-finger domain-containing protein, which translates into the protein MANHGTPHFHNQPGVARIRIGAREFMCTGALPPFDHPHVFIDMGDASDAICPYCSTHYVHDASLAPGACEPPECAFPVEKAAAA
- a CDS encoding alpha/beta fold hydrolase, whose protein sequence is MQEFSSQGVRIAYIDALPGGGESGRPVLLIHGFASNHAVNWVFPQWLKTLNGAGRRVVAFDNRGHGRSQKLYRPGDYALDLMAADARNLLDHLAIPSADIIGYSLGARIATAFALAYPERANAFVFGGLGSKLFETAGLGEPIAEALEAPSAADLSEGLGKTFRLFAETTKGDLKALAACARGARRKFTRAELAAIVDPVLVAAGTKDDIAGDPQPLAAILPAGEALAIPDRDHNRSVGDAAFKKAAVAFLDRWS
- the cysE gene encoding serine O-acetyltransferase; the protein is MAKTSLASASRGRPVFTRIRQEAENLISHDLSIAALVTPAVLEQPSLEAAVIYRVASRLGDTTISIEQIRRTYTDIVADDASIGAAFEADILAFLDRDPSCKRLIEPLLYFKGFQALATHRLAHALWNQGRYDFGLYLQSRSSEVFQTDIHPAAKIGKGIFLDHATGLVVGSTAVIEDDVSLLQDVTLGGTGKEAGDRHPKIRHGVLIGAGAKVLGNIEVGHCARIATGSVVLHPVPPKTTVAGVPAQVVGDAGCAEPARSMDQILAAKMARG
- a CDS encoding DUF3126 family protein, whose amino-acid sequence is MDKVELHKLQGFLRQAFGNQSLKVVPAKRNPDDAEVYLGERSIATISVDDEDGDRSFALELKIPVERPVLQDYLRRLFENDKLRILPRPKKNDSVELNSGDDYLGVISQDNPKGSSFTLQVAILDFDLEDF
- a CDS encoding gamma carbonic anhydrase family protein produces the protein MPLYALDEVSPRLAAGVWIAPDAQVIGHVLIGIDTSIWFGAVLRGDNEKISIGARTNIQDGAILHTDLGYPLEVGEGCTIGHRAILHGCLIGANTLIGMGATVLNGANVGRNCLVGANSLLSEGKAYPDNSLIVGAPARVVRELTESEIGKLRESAAGYIANARRYGRSLVPAREERQSIKA
- a CDS encoding PilZ domain-containing protein, yielding MAAKLKLQLKSVERRRHMRVDVKLLGRYMLADRREFPCQTVNMSPGGLAIDAPVRGDIGERVVIYLDQLGRVEGRIARHTERGFAIQMTMPLSKREKIANQLTWLLNRDALGGAENRSHERIIPLRLRSILRIDGDHEHIVQLIDVSISGAAVATTAKPALGTKLKLGQTDSEVVRHFEGGLAVRFDKLIPIERFDENIKL
- a CDS encoding PAS domain-containing protein, which translates into the protein MRQQATRELLAYWSRLRGTRPAPDRAEIDLAAIRGSLADLFVLDLDAARQFPFLMAGTRLNAFFCAELLGRSFLSLWGPQDARSIAAGLLTVVDSACPIIAASAAHPEGYRDADIEILLLPLRHAGLSQARILGLATPAVQPPWAGLLPVPHLALRAMRTVEVETGWARSADTSLFPDAPHVWSAHRPADIRGHLRIFDGGK
- a CDS encoding D-2-hydroxyacid dehydrogenase family protein, yielding MPKVAILDDYARVALDLADWSPVRSRAEVTAFDRHLSEDEAVEALESFDVVCTLRERMAFPRTLIERLPNLKLITIVGMSLPNLDMAAASERGILVTHPNFADPRFAAAGNGTPELAWGLLIATVRNLAEEHRHMREGGWQTTTGLTLSGKTLGLLGLGKIGKRMNEYAKVFGMEVIAWSQNLTDEAAAAVGARRVEKETLFAEADVVSIHLVLSERTRGLVTGAELGLMKPSAYLINTSRGPIVDEAALIATLGAGRIAGAGLDVYDIEPLPHDHPLRFLPNVTLSPHLGYVTRELLNAVYSDTVEAVAAWLDGKPVRIVNQEALRR